A part of Arachis hypogaea cultivar Tifrunner chromosome 12, arahy.Tifrunner.gnm2.J5K5, whole genome shotgun sequence genomic DNA contains:
- the LOC112727806 gene encoding protein PSK SIMULATOR 1 produces MVMVLSRRHKILPAESKVRTLEILAFDIGKTMCRLVCLYHSLSDGEITRLRGQTTKSKGVAYLTSHQECFLLNLAAAELLEDLDAAAITVSQLGRKCSDVSLSRFDLVYNDLKLGVIDLRKLGYATRSANKVIGKMEKLVATTGNLHSALETMAELEASEKKMQRCNNNYNYNYSNNFPKPNVDYLKEKIEFQRKQVQHYKEVSLWNQTFDKTVGIMAKVVCIVYARICSVFGECISLFSDKNNDKDNLDNSVYCLLEHRVLYQNNLCLSDHHQRGNYKTKSGPLFSKTNKLYPVNFYSGALKPDRIQFDAKSISNEKCGNVLKLAPSNTVGGARLAFKYANVILFAERCFNAPPKGARETLYEMLPERLRVKVRAKLKARWRKGENGMEECDALADGWREAVEELLDWLLPVAHDTVRWHSERLLEKKPFEVRARVLLLQTLHYSDLEKVEAAIVEVLVGLSYIYLYEKRL; encoded by the coding sequence ATGGTTATGGTATTGTCAAGGCGACACAAAATCTTGCCGGCAGAATCAAAGGTGAGAACATTGGAAATTCTCGCCTTTGATATCGGCAAAACCATGTGCCGCCTTGTCTGCCTCTATCACTCCCTCTCGGACGGTGAAATCACTCGCCTCCGCGGCCAGACCACTAAATCCAAGGGAGTGGCGTACCTCACGTCTCACCAGGAATGCTTCCTCCTCAACCTCGCGGCAGCGGAGCTCCTCGAGGATCTCGACGCTGCCGCCATCACCGTGTCCCAGCTTGGCCGGAAGTGCTCCGACGTTTCCCTCTCCCGCTTCGACCTCGTCTATAACGACCTCAAGCTTGGCGTCATCGATCTCAGGAAGCTTGGTTACGCCACACGGAGCGCCAATAAAGTTATCGGGAAGATGGAGAAGCTCGTTGCCACCACCGGAAACCTCCATTCAGCCTTGGAAACCATGGCGGAGTTGGAAGCCTCCGAGAAGAAGATGCAGCGTTGTAATAACAACTACAACTACAACTACAGCAACAACTTTCCAAAACCCAATGTCGATTACTTGAAAGAAAAGATTGAATTTCAGAGGAAGCAAGTGCAGCACTATAAGGAGGTTTCGTTGTGGAACCAAACATTTGATAAAACCGTTGGGATCATGGCCAAGGTTGTGTGCATTGTTTATGCAAGAATATGCTCCGTTTTTGGAGAATGCATTTCATTGTTTTCAGACAAGAACAACGACAAGGACAACCTCGACAACAGCGTTTATTGCCTCTTAGAACACCGTGTGTTGTACCAGAACAATCTTTGTCTCTCCGATCATCACCAGCGTGGTAATTACAAAACAAAATCTGGTCCCCTCTTCTCTAAAACCAACAAATTGTATCCCGTAAATTTTTATAGCGGTGCTTTAAAACCTGACAGGATACAATTTGATGCCAAGAGTATCAGCAACGAAAAATGTGGTAATGTTTTAAAGTTGGCCCCATCAAACACAGTTGGTGGAGCCAGGTTGGCTTTTAAGTATGCCAATGTGATATTATTTGCAGAACGTTGTTTCAATGCCCCGCCAAAGGGGGCACGTGAGACACTGTATGAGATGCTGCCAGAGAGGTTGCGAGTGAAGGTGAGGGCGAAACTGAAAGCAAGGTGGAGAAAGGGAGAGAACGGAATGGAGGAGTGTGATGCCTTGGCAGACGGGTGGCGGGAGGCGGTGGAGGAGCTTTTGGATTGGCTTTTGCCGGTGGCGCATGACACGGTCCGGTGGCACAGCGAGAGGCTCTTGGAGAAGAAGCCGTTTGAGGTGAGGGCGAGGGTGTTGCTTTTGCAAACACTACATTACTCTGACTTGGAGAAGGTGGAGGCAGCCATAGTGGAGGTGCTAGTAGGGTTGAGTTATATATATTTGTATGAGAAACGGTTGTAG